The Fervidibacillus albus genome contains a region encoding:
- a CDS encoding type I CRISPR-associated protein Cas7, with amino-acid sequence MGINNGEFIFIKSVKDGIPNRDPLQDSDARRLFPEEDGRISLSDVSIKRDVRDYVISAEPDGGNDKKNYIFVQEKVNEKGKLLGRGSLAESIAKEVGKEKEAKTNMKSVLIDHCFDVRTFGIVYSVKPKFNLTGPVQFGWAHSLHPVDSQYIQGTVVMPSSDIKNDGDEGKTQGTIWTSYIVPFALFAMPGVINAKIAEQTKMSKEDQELLLKALWQGTQHRQARGRGQQQPLLLVHVEYNDPYFRIGYLEDLISMNPGEEVWRNSGKRPSSIKDVSINVEAMLEKINMYKDKIANVRIWVHPSLKIEGNIDQYKQPLW; translated from the coding sequence ATGGGAATAAATAATGGGGAATTTATTTTTATTAAATCTGTAAAAGATGGTATTCCTAATAGGGATCCGTTGCAAGATAGTGACGCACGACGATTATTTCCTGAAGAAGATGGGAGAATATCACTGAGTGACGTTAGTATAAAAAGAGATGTGAGGGATTATGTAATAAGCGCTGAACCTGATGGTGGGAATGACAAAAAAAATTATATTTTCGTTCAAGAAAAGGTCAATGAAAAGGGAAAATTGTTAGGGCGTGGAAGTTTAGCCGAAAGCATTGCTAAGGAAGTTGGAAAAGAAAAAGAAGCAAAGACAAATATGAAATCTGTACTAATTGATCATTGCTTCGATGTTCGCACCTTTGGAATCGTTTATTCTGTCAAACCAAAATTTAATTTAACTGGTCCAGTACAATTCGGGTGGGCTCATTCGCTACATCCAGTTGATAGTCAATACATTCAAGGTACTGTTGTGATGCCTAGTTCTGATATAAAAAATGATGGAGACGAAGGAAAAACCCAAGGAACGATTTGGACGAGCTATATAGTTCCCTTTGCACTATTTGCTATGCCAGGAGTTATTAATGCAAAAATTGCTGAACAAACGAAAATGTCTAAAGAAGATCAAGAACTTTTGTTAAAGGCCCTTTGGCAAGGGACTCAACATCGACAAGCTCGGGGGCGTGGTCAACAACAGCCATTATTGTTAGTCCATGTCGAATATAATGATCCCTATTTCCGAATTGGGTATTTAGAAGATTTAATAAGTATGAATCCAGGAGAAGAAGTATGGAGAAATAGTGGAAAAAGGCCGTCGTCAATCAAAGACGTTTCAATCAATGTGGAAGCTATGTTGGAAAAGATTAATATGTACAAAGATAAAATTGCAAATGTGCGAATTTGGGTACACCCATCTTTGAAAATTGAAGGAAATATTGACCAATATAAGCAACCTTTATGGTAG
- the cas3 gene encoding CRISPR-associated helicase Cas3', translating to MPSVIAFQSCIARPGSLLTEHLLAVKESVEYFLKDGFDRETVKLAGLAGFCHDLAKANADWQYYIRTPCIKKGPNHSACGAFLFSYLGYHLLENSHCWEERKREWLWLIHDIQNHHSMLGELFNENWLIKYDWQKFDLQGMNQFIKDHYPILDNVLLNERELIKWIEECHFLLEDTYDELGLEYEEWEPLPIMTEIQKWRQLTTALISGDRFHVKKVESNWFEKKDFEKFSTHIEEFVRKNHNHPLSITRIKAQQRILSQLEQNPQSLFYSLDMPTGYGKTVTSIKMAVWFGKKQGYRKIVYVAPYLSILEQTTAVIEKLLSTKVLEHHSLAIVNDDPYQRVGFSQLAMESWANSVVCTSFHQFTKAIFPSRSQDVLRRAFLQDAVIIIDEPQIFNSDIWNLFLCGLESLAKLMNLKVIFLSATMPPFRNGLKNTPYPLIIQGDTNYIRYSVHVIDEKYNEKTVGDLLKRNERKTQAIILNTVKDAYLVFKNISKSVSKSYLVHGLMTPIHKKILIENIRNELEKKSTDPLYVVSTQVLEAGVDVSFQHVARALPIFPSIVQSAGRVNRHMNDIQLGLLTVFPFYRGDEKDTRSMIYPKALQRITDRLIFSKKTFHELELAELVKVYYEEMFRQNSYETALVRIGDAYEGNWHRLSEISPFKEQYYTLPLFIPFEPKHSDSLDSVSFLKSHFKVKSPFDIYEKYNDFNFMSGLSFEKRKQFMILFNYYVLNVSVKTALKVVSKEDYLEKRVPILLDTDAYDGTLGLNAGIEEDQFIW from the coding sequence TTGCCTAGTGTAATAGCCTTTCAATCTTGTATCGCACGACCAGGCTCATTATTGACGGAACATTTATTGGCGGTAAAAGAATCGGTAGAATATTTTCTTAAAGATGGATTTGATCGTGAAACAGTGAAATTAGCCGGGTTGGCAGGATTTTGTCATGATTTGGCCAAAGCAAATGCAGACTGGCAATACTATATTCGTACACCTTGTATAAAAAAAGGTCCCAATCATTCTGCCTGCGGGGCCTTTTTGTTTTCCTATTTAGGTTATCACCTTTTGGAAAATTCGCACTGCTGGGAAGAGAGGAAAAGGGAATGGCTTTGGTTAATTCATGACATTCAAAACCACCACAGCATGTTAGGAGAATTATTCAATGAAAACTGGTTGATAAAATATGATTGGCAAAAATTTGACCTACAAGGAATGAATCAGTTCATAAAAGACCATTATCCAATTTTAGATAATGTCTTGCTAAACGAACGGGAACTTATCAAATGGATTGAGGAATGTCATTTTCTTCTTGAGGATACCTATGATGAATTAGGTTTGGAATATGAAGAATGGGAACCACTACCTATTATGACGGAAATACAAAAATGGAGGCAACTGACAACTGCACTCATTTCCGGGGATCGCTTTCATGTAAAAAAAGTTGAATCAAATTGGTTTGAGAAGAAAGACTTTGAAAAGTTTTCAACGCATATTGAAGAATTTGTAAGAAAAAATCATAATCATCCCTTATCCATAACGAGAATAAAGGCTCAACAAAGGATTCTTTCTCAATTGGAACAAAATCCGCAATCCCTTTTTTATTCGTTGGATATGCCGACAGGATATGGAAAAACTGTAACTTCGATAAAAATGGCTGTTTGGTTTGGAAAAAAACAAGGATATAGAAAAATCGTTTATGTTGCACCATATTTATCAATATTGGAACAGACAACCGCTGTGATTGAGAAGTTATTATCAACAAAAGTATTGGAACACCACTCGTTAGCTATTGTAAATGATGACCCATATCAACGAGTTGGTTTTAGTCAGTTAGCAATGGAATCTTGGGCAAACTCAGTAGTCTGCACAAGCTTCCACCAATTTACTAAAGCTATATTTCCATCAAGATCTCAAGATGTTTTGAGGAGAGCTTTTTTACAAGATGCTGTCATCATTATCGATGAACCTCAAATTTTTAATTCTGATATTTGGAATTTATTTTTGTGCGGTTTAGAATCTCTAGCCAAACTAATGAATTTGAAGGTGATTTTTTTATCAGCAACGATGCCGCCTTTTCGAAACGGACTGAAAAATACTCCCTATCCGCTAATTATTCAGGGAGATACAAATTATATTCGATATTCTGTTCATGTGATTGATGAAAAATATAACGAAAAAACCGTTGGAGACCTGCTAAAAAGAAACGAAAGAAAAACCCAAGCAATTATCTTAAACACCGTAAAAGATGCCTACTTAGTATTTAAAAACATTAGTAAGTCGGTTAGTAAAAGTTATCTTGTACATGGTTTAATGACACCAATTCACAAAAAGATTTTAATCGAAAATATCCGAAATGAACTTGAGAAAAAGTCAACCGATCCTTTATATGTAGTGTCAACTCAAGTTTTAGAAGCCGGAGTTGATGTTAGTTTTCAACATGTGGCAAGAGCACTGCCTATTTTTCCTTCTATTGTACAATCTGCTGGAAGAGTAAACAGACATATGAATGATATTCAACTTGGCTTGTTAACGGTTTTCCCATTTTACCGAGGAGATGAAAAGGATACTCGATCAATGATTTATCCGAAGGCTTTACAACGCATTACAGATCGATTAATTTTCTCCAAAAAAACATTTCATGAATTAGAATTAGCAGAATTAGTTAAGGTATATTATGAAGAAATGTTTAGACAAAACTCGTATGAAACGGCATTAGTTAGAATTGGCGATGCTTATGAAGGAAATTGGCATCGATTGTCAGAGATTAGTCCTTTTAAAGAACAATACTACACATTACCATTATTTATTCCCTTTGAGCCAAAACACTCGGATTCACTAGATTCAGTTTCCTTTTTGAAAAGTCATTTCAAAGTAAAATCACCGTTTGATATTTATGAGAAATACAATGATTTTAATTTTATGTCAGGGCTTTCGTTTGAAAAAAGGAAACAATTTATGATTTTATTCAACTATTATGTCTTAAATGTCTCAGTTAAAACAGCATTAAAGGTTGTGAGTAAAGAAGATTATCTTGAAAAACGTGTACCTATACTACTTGATACGGATGCTTACGACGGAACACTAGGATTAAATGCAGGAATTGAAGAAGATCAATTTATTTGGTAG
- a CDS encoding CRISPR-associated protein, translating into MLITTNTIGGMVSERLLRDLLQKSFNVTVNVLYCNMTISDERALKSQTTEYLHLLGKALSAGEPETTCFAPIGGYKIMASLGYLVGSFLNYPMSYLHEITQILVEIPPIPLSIDEQFVNDHIHLLRTCSKDYVPLKELSFNDRQLVETYPSIFTIEEDYVSLSAFGEFILERAYEDSIFKTQYLLSEQVISFIEKNNHHSIFIFDELQKLVSKLKNRIEIDDLYHEMSFNTIDSSKCKFHLYKGASNGRNVFRLAYSYDVKKDRLHANYLWLDHDRYEREVIRGTGLYEEENNFREYTKNHALKK; encoded by the coding sequence ATTTTAATTACCACCAATACAATAGGTGGTATGGTAAGCGAAAGATTATTAAGAGATCTATTACAAAAATCATTTAACGTAACGGTTAACGTTTTATATTGCAATATGACGATTTCCGACGAAAGAGCATTAAAAAGTCAGACGACAGAATATCTTCATCTGTTAGGGAAGGCTTTATCAGCAGGTGAACCAGAAACGACCTGTTTCGCACCGATCGGAGGATATAAAATCATGGCCTCCCTCGGTTATTTAGTCGGTTCATTTTTAAATTATCCAATGTCCTATTTACATGAAATCACACAAATTTTAGTTGAAATTCCCCCCATTCCCCTCAGCATTGATGAGCAGTTTGTCAACGATCATATCCATCTTTTACGTACGTGCAGTAAAGACTACGTGCCATTAAAAGAATTATCTTTCAACGACCGTCAATTAGTCGAAACTTACCCATCGATTTTTACGATCGAAGAAGATTATGTTTCATTAAGTGCGTTTGGAGAATTTATATTAGAACGCGCGTACGAAGACTCGATTTTCAAAACCCAATATTTACTCTCTGAACAAGTCATTTCATTTATTGAAAAAAACAATCATCATTCGATTTTTATTTTCGATGAATTACAGAAATTGGTCAGCAAATTAAAAAATCGAATCGAGATAGATGACTTGTATCATGAAATGTCCTTCAATACTATCGATTCGAGCAAATGTAAATTTCATTTATATAAAGGTGCTAGCAACGGAAGAAATGTTTTTCGACTAGCTTATTCCTATGATGTTAAAAAGGACAGGTTGCATGCAAACTATTTATGGCTAGACCATGATCGGTATGAAAGAGAAGTGATAAGAGGAACTGGTTTATATGAGGAAGAAAACAATTTTCGAGAGTACACGAAAAACCATGCACTTAAGAAATGA
- the cas1b gene encoding type I-B CRISPR-associated endonuclease Cas1b has translation MKKTLYIFNNGQLRRKDNSLYFETEEKRKYIPVEDTNDIYIFGEVDVSKRFLEFVSQKEICLHYFNHYGYYIGTFYPREHLNSGHVTVKQVEHYLDKTKRMQLAQTFVEGSIEQMKQVLKYYRNRSMESQSISEILKSLLVYLEDLQGNDMKNIDELMSIEGHAREKYYQSFDLIINHQDFVFEKRSRRPPLNRLNALISFGNSMLYTIVLSEIYKTYLDPRIGFLHTSNFRRFSLDLDIAEIFKPILVDRLIFSLINKKVLTKKHFEKLINGIVLNDKGRKLFVEEFDKRLKATVSHRHLGKTVSYRRLIRLEAYKLQKHLLEEKKYIPYQSLW, from the coding sequence GTGAAAAAAACATTATACATTTTTAATAATGGGCAATTGAGAAGAAAGGATAATAGTCTATACTTTGAAACAGAAGAAAAGAGGAAATACATTCCTGTTGAAGACACAAATGATATTTATATATTTGGAGAGGTTGATGTATCAAAAAGATTTTTAGAATTTGTATCACAGAAGGAGATTTGCTTGCATTATTTTAATCATTATGGATACTATATCGGAACTTTTTATCCTAGGGAACATTTGAACAGTGGGCATGTAACAGTTAAGCAGGTAGAGCATTATCTTGATAAAACGAAAAGGATGCAACTTGCTCAAACATTTGTTGAAGGATCGATCGAACAGATGAAACAAGTATTAAAATACTATCGAAACCGGTCGATGGAAAGTCAGAGTATAAGCGAAATTTTGAAAAGCTTACTCGTTTATTTAGAGGATTTACAAGGTAACGACATGAAAAACATTGATGAACTAATGTCAATTGAAGGTCATGCTAGAGAAAAGTATTATCAGTCTTTCGATTTGATTATTAATCATCAGGATTTTGTTTTTGAAAAAAGATCAAGGAGGCCACCACTAAATCGCCTGAACGCATTAATTAGCTTTGGAAATAGTATGCTCTATACAATAGTATTAAGTGAAATTTATAAGACATACTTGGATCCGAGAATAGGCTTTCTTCATACATCAAATTTTAGAAGGTTTTCTTTGGATTTGGATATAGCGGAAATCTTTAAACCAATATTGGTGGATCGGTTAATATTTAGTCTAATAAATAAAAAGGTACTGACAAAGAAACATTTTGAAAAATTGATTAATGGAATTGTGCTAAATGATAAGGGGAGAAAGCTTTTTGTCGAAGAATTTGATAAAAGACTAAAAGCGACAGTAAGTCATAGACATCTTGGGAAGACGGTATCTTATCGTCGACTCATTCGCTTAGAGGCATATAAATTACAAAAGCATTTGTTAGAAGAAAAAAAATATATTCCTTACCAATCACTGTGGTAG
- the cas5 gene encoding CRISPR-associated protein Cas5, producing the protein MKIVIFDVKGKIAHFRRPDTTATHLTYPFITPTAAKGLVGSILGITDFITSDKVAIQLLHPVSTSAQQLSMLGKDAGNAFNRPTTIELLVNPAYRIYYGGHEYVDDLIDRLKSGHSVYHTYLGVAYALTKPELVDICHSNEDMIETIVQTPTVIPTNIIDELLLEENRYYQRAGGFMLEYKGKRIFEKSISFLYERDGNSITFQRKKDIEGEILLTKVKGDVICLV; encoded by the coding sequence ATGAAAATCGTTATTTTTGATGTGAAAGGAAAAATCGCACATTTTCGAAGACCGGATACCACCGCTACACATTTAACATATCCATTTATTACACCAACAGCCGCTAAAGGACTTGTAGGATCGATACTAGGAATTACGGATTTCATTACTTCAGATAAGGTAGCAATTCAACTTTTGCATCCTGTGTCCACATCAGCCCAGCAATTATCCATGTTGGGTAAGGATGCGGGGAATGCATTTAATCGACCAACAACAATTGAACTGTTGGTAAATCCCGCTTATCGCATCTACTATGGAGGGCATGAATACGTTGATGATTTAATAGATCGATTAAAATCTGGTCATTCCGTTTATCATACTTATCTCGGTGTAGCATATGCATTGACTAAACCTGAACTTGTAGACATTTGCCATTCGAATGAAGATATGATCGAGACTATTGTACAAACACCTACCGTTATACCGACAAATATAATTGATGAGCTACTTTTGGAAGAGAATCGGTATTACCAACGGGCAGGCGGTTTTATGTTAGAGTACAAGGGTAAGCGTATATTTGAAAAATCGATATCCTTTCTCTATGAAAGGGATGGAAATTCAATAACATTTCAACGGAAGAAAGATATTGAAGGGGAGATCCTTCTTACAAAAGTTAAGGGTGATGTCATTTGCCTAGTGTAA
- the cas2 gene encoding CRISPR-associated endonuclease Cas2, giving the protein MFIILVYDFNERRVGKALKICRKYLHWVQNSVFEGELTKANFVKLKMELSGIMNEDEDSVIFYIFRSKQYTDRLEMGLKKGGEELFL; this is encoded by the coding sequence ATGTTCATTATATTAGTTTACGATTTTAACGAAAGACGTGTGGGAAAGGCCTTGAAAATATGTAGAAAATACTTGCATTGGGTCCAAAATTCTGTTTTTGAAGGTGAGTTAACCAAGGCTAATTTTGTCAAGTTGAAAATGGAATTGAGTGGAATCATGAATGAGGATGAAGATTCTGTGATATTTTATATATTTCGTTCCAAACAGTATACAGATAGGCTAGAAATGGGCTTGAAAAAAGGTGGAGAAGAGTTATTCCTTTAA
- the istA gene encoding IS21 family transposase, translated as MLQVTDIQYIRQEVNRKGCSYSDVARRTNVDYRTVKKYADMEEFQPNKKIKKSQPAPVMDPVKDIVDQWLREDLKKKKKYRRTAKRIWQLLVENENFKGSDRTVRAYVAKRKKELLEESNEAALPLEAKPGDAQVDFGEAPFKYMGKVVDLPFLVMSFPSSNAAYVQVFESQNQECFLEGLKRFFHHIGGVPCRIRFDNLTPAVKKILPHGKRILTEGFQQFALHYGFAYEFCNPASGNEKGHVESKVKYIRNNMFLPERTIYNLEDFNRQLWEECKRDHQRQHYEKKIEIAKLHEEERAAFLCLPAKEYTCTRYETVKADKYGFIQIDAKKYSTSPRFASQTVLVGITYNRVDIIDENGEIIVRHERIYGEKMKSMKWQPYLALMAKRPTALKYSTFYEQLPHNWQNYLETCTLEEKKKALQLLSAILKDYDFHKASEALDLAMASGHPSIETIKHAYIQLISGQGDRFTLQMIHSVPELPNVVRGMSQYDTAMFSERGGEYE; from the coding sequence ATGTTACAAGTGACCGATATACAGTATATCAGACAAGAAGTAAATAGAAAAGGGTGCAGTTATTCTGATGTCGCAAGGCGAACCAATGTAGATTACCGAACAGTAAAAAAATACGCTGACATGGAAGAATTTCAGCCAAATAAAAAGATAAAAAAATCACAACCAGCTCCAGTTATGGATCCTGTAAAAGACATTGTGGATCAATGGTTGAGAGAGGATTTAAAAAAGAAAAAGAAATATCGACGAACTGCCAAGCGTATTTGGCAACTGTTGGTAGAAAACGAAAATTTTAAAGGTTCTGATCGGACTGTACGCGCATATGTGGCAAAACGCAAGAAGGAATTACTTGAGGAAAGCAATGAGGCTGCATTACCACTTGAGGCGAAGCCAGGAGACGCTCAAGTTGATTTTGGGGAAGCTCCGTTTAAATATATGGGAAAAGTGGTGGATCTCCCCTTTTTGGTCATGTCCTTTCCATCTAGTAATGCTGCATATGTGCAAGTGTTTGAATCTCAAAACCAAGAATGTTTTTTGGAAGGATTGAAGCGTTTCTTCCATCATATTGGGGGTGTTCCATGTAGAATCCGTTTTGATAACTTAACACCAGCAGTAAAGAAAATACTTCCACATGGCAAACGGATTTTAACGGAAGGTTTTCAACAATTTGCCCTTCATTACGGATTTGCTTACGAGTTTTGTAACCCTGCCTCCGGAAATGAGAAAGGACATGTCGAATCAAAAGTCAAGTATATTAGGAACAATATGTTCCTTCCGGAACGGACTATATATAATCTTGAGGATTTTAATCGACAGCTATGGGAAGAATGTAAAAGGGATCATCAACGACAACATTATGAAAAAAAGATAGAAATTGCAAAATTACATGAAGAAGAAAGAGCTGCTTTCCTATGTCTTCCTGCAAAAGAATACACATGTACTCGATATGAAACAGTAAAAGCAGATAAATATGGTTTTATACAGATCGACGCCAAGAAATATTCAACATCTCCCCGATTCGCTAGTCAAACCGTATTGGTCGGGATTACATATAATCGGGTCGATATCATCGATGAAAATGGTGAAATCATTGTTCGACATGAAAGAATATATGGGGAAAAAATGAAGTCCATGAAATGGCAGCCGTATTTGGCTTTAATGGCTAAAAGACCGACGGCCTTGAAATATAGTACATTTTATGAGCAGCTTCCGCACAATTGGCAAAATTATTTGGAAACATGCACATTGGAAGAGAAAAAGAAAGCATTACAACTCCTTTCAGCGATTCTCAAAGACTATGATTTTCATAAAGCAAGCGAGGCATTAGATTTGGCAATGGCTTCTGGCCACCCTTCAATAGAAACGATCAAACATGCCTATATTCAATTGATTTCTGGACAAGGCGATCGTTTCACATTACAGATGATCCATTCGGTTCCGGAACTGCCAAATGTTGTAAGAGGCATGAGCCAATATGATACCGCCATGTTCTCAGAAAGGGGTGGCGAATATGAATGA
- the istB gene encoding IS21-like element helper ATPase IstB, whose translation MNDLIQQYAKRLKLSWIREHYHEVNARNHEEYLLKLFEQEIAQREKRKINLLLKSATLPNKYGKTFDWKDIELGQGITQTDLLDGKFIERKENLIFYGGVGVGKTYLSTLIGLNVIRKYGMRVKFYTVASLVNQLLEANEKGLLNKFFKQIEKLDLLILDELGYIPLHKQGAELLFQVISLCYEQKSIIVTTNLQFGQWNHIFGDPILTEAVVDRLIHHSRLILFKGESHRLRESVSNRY comes from the coding sequence ATGAATGATCTCATTCAACAATATGCCAAAAGATTGAAACTGAGTTGGATTCGTGAACATTACCATGAAGTTAACGCCAGAAATCATGAAGAATATTTATTAAAACTCTTCGAACAAGAGATTGCCCAGCGTGAAAAACGGAAAATCAATTTATTACTAAAATCGGCAACATTGCCAAACAAGTATGGCAAAACGTTTGATTGGAAAGATATTGAACTCGGGCAAGGAATCACCCAAACAGATCTTCTCGATGGTAAATTTATCGAGAGAAAAGAAAATCTTATTTTCTACGGAGGAGTAGGTGTTGGTAAGACTTATCTATCTACTTTGATCGGATTAAATGTCATACGCAAGTATGGAATGAGAGTGAAGTTTTATACTGTTGCCTCTTTGGTCAATCAACTTTTAGAGGCCAATGAGAAAGGATTATTAAATAAGTTTTTTAAGCAGATTGAAAAGCTCGATTTACTGATTTTAGATGAATTAGGATATATTCCCTTACACAAGCAAGGAGCAGAATTACTTTTTCAAGTAATCAGCCTGTGTTATGAACAAAAAAGCATCATCGTTACCACCAATCTTCAGTTTGGACAATGGAATCATATTTTTGGTGATCCGATTTTAACGGAAGCAGTAGTAGATCGGCTCATTCACCATTCCCGTTTAATCTTATTTAAAGGTGAGAGTCATCGTTTAAGAGAATCAGTGTCTAATCGATACTAA